In Anguilla rostrata isolate EN2019 chromosome 1, ASM1855537v3, whole genome shotgun sequence, a genomic segment contains:
- the rpz gene encoding protein rapunzel isoform X1: MADKEQMKKTAAKVLGCVEKVSSFASSIDPLFGVVSCLVGVVRKGLVDKEDHALEKDFREIHNKLESISMKNKRTLQQIRIDEVNETFGKYEEYIKHQYTAFSTMVDRVKKDPGHADRHMKDYEKIYERDKSDLSLNVYYRGVMGSDAIFGRPLLKVYLEHCNHDRRVMEHRCSHLAHLFYIGLISLMAYTSVTEDDEDEVRDKWAPKMADIEAKMQEALRQCNED; this comes from the coding sequence ATGGCAGACAAGGAGCAAATGAAAAAGACAGCAGCCAAGGTTCTGGGTTGCGTGGAGAAGGTCTCCTCCTTTGCTTCCTCCATAGACCCCCTTTTTGGTGTGGTCAGTTGCCTGGTAGGAGTGGTGCGCAAGGGCTTGGTGGATAAAGAAGATCACGCACTGGAAAAGGACTTCAGGGAGATCCATAACAAGCTGGAGAGCATCTCCATGAAGAACAAGAGGACCCTGCAGCAGATCCGCATAGATGAGGTCAACGAGACCTTTGGCAAGTACGAGGAGTACATCAAGCACCAATACACGGCCTTTAGCACGATGGTAGACCGTGTCAAGAAGGACCCAGGCCACGCGGATCGCCACATGAAGGATTACGAGAAAATCTACGAAAGAGACAAGAGCGACCTCAGCTTGAACGTCTACTACCGGGGTGTGATGGGTTCCGATGCAATCTTTGGCAGGCCTCTGCTGAAAGTCTACCTCGAGCACTGCAACCACGACCGCAGGGTGATGGAGCACAGATGCTCCCACCTGGCCCACCTCTTCTACATCGGGCTCATCTCTCTCATGGCATACACCTCCGTCACCGAAGACGACGAGGATGAAGTCAGGGATAAGTGGGCTCCCAAAATGGCAGACATTGAGGCCAAAATGCAAGAAGCCCTAAGACAGTGCAATGAGGACTGA
- the rpz gene encoding protein rapunzel isoform X2, whose translation MADILEDRDKLKRGLVKVLECVATISSAATVVNPIFGVAGSLIRVVLHHVDDEDIKTLKREFGSVNRALDEISLQNRNALQQIKKETLDGQYSQVEANLRNQFRKFMAIVEARPDNRNGKIEAFKESYADDLGDQNLYTLYEGVMGKPKLFSKPILEVYMKHSYGDRQVMDRLCTRLTYLFCIGLIALMGYTALMEDDEEGIAEEWAAKMEDVQERMQEELRKCK comes from the coding sequence ATGGCTGACATACTGGAGGACCGTGACAAGCTGAAGAGGGGCCTGGTTAAGGTGCTGGAGTGCGTGGCCACCATCTCCTCAGCTGCCACTGTGGTCAACCCAATATTTGGGGTAGCTGGCTCCTTGATCCGTGTGGTTCTGCATCACGTTGACGACGAGGACATCAAGACACTCAAGCGGGAGTTTGGCAGTGTGAACCGGGCCCTGGATGAGATCTCCCTGCAGAATCGCAATGCCTTGCAGCAGATCAAGAAGGAGACGCTGGATGGCCAGTACTCCCAGGTGGAGGCTAACCTGCGCAACCAGTTCCGTAAGTTCATGGCGATTGTGGAGGCCCGGCCCGACAACCGGAACGGCAAGATCGAGGCCTTCAAGGAGAGCTACGCCGACGACCTGGGTGACCAGAATCTGTACACCCTCTATGAGGGCGTGATGGGGAAACCCAAGCTCTTCAGCAAGCCCATTCTGGAGGTGTACATGAAGCACTCGTACGGCGACCGGCAGGTTATGGATCGCCTGTGCACCCGCCTCACCTATCTCTTCTGCATCGGCCTCATCGCCCTCATGGGCTACACTGCCCTCATGGAAGATGATGAAGAAGGCATTGCCGAAGAGTGGGCAGCCAAGATGGAAGATGTGCAGGAGAGGATGCAAGAAGAACTCAGAAAGTGCAAGTGA